Proteins from one Methanobacterium formicicum genomic window:
- a CDS encoding PD-(D/E)XK nuclease family protein — MCLSVRSKPYIIPEYSLTGDLLAYLTCGLQYRYQNKGTLPPSMPIQLWFGDFIHGVMEESYLKWRDDDWKDFPWDWETQIRRVELDIHNRMQSRGLQPPANLFCPFQGESEHQGLCPDSHHPHKLVASIRAEAAINTWGPHLFPLVDDNEVRLKGIRDMPHYQKGVSRSNYYGVTGIIDVLSSVKLEEASNKNLIIKYLHQDPSFREKLEKLESDKYEVIVDYKGMKRPAIGSPSWKHHYWQVQTYSWLRSLQPDSSPVLIGILFYLNELSLFKEDLLELQREVKENSTDVMPTEGDRELILRWNPKNKTPKLSEPFRNLRSIRMIPMDDELLAQSLKEFDNVVEEIEGSIIQEVDGQVIQDSWRTNPDKRTCDACDYKTFCKTSASTKKLTVP, encoded by the coding sequence ATGTGTCTTTCTGTCCGTTCCAAACCATACATAATCCCCGAGTACAGTCTAACTGGTGATCTACTGGCCTACCTTACCTGTGGTTTACAGTACCGCTACCAGAACAAGGGAACCCTACCCCCTTCCATGCCTATCCAGTTATGGTTTGGGGACTTTATCCACGGGGTTATGGAGGAATCCTACCTTAAGTGGAGGGATGATGACTGGAAGGATTTCCCCTGGGACTGGGAAACACAAATCCGAAGGGTGGAACTGGATATACACAACCGCATGCAGTCCCGTGGACTGCAACCTCCTGCCAACCTGTTCTGTCCCTTCCAGGGGGAAAGTGAACACCAGGGACTGTGCCCGGATTCCCATCACCCCCACAAGCTGGTGGCCAGTATCCGGGCCGAAGCCGCCATTAACACCTGGGGACCACACTTGTTTCCCCTGGTAGATGACAACGAAGTACGGTTAAAGGGTATACGGGACATGCCCCACTACCAGAAGGGGGTCAGCCGCTCCAACTACTACGGTGTAACCGGGATCATCGATGTCTTAAGCTCGGTTAAGCTGGAAGAGGCCAGTAATAAAAATCTGATTATAAAATACCTCCATCAGGATCCATCATTCCGGGAAAAACTGGAAAAGTTGGAATCTGACAAGTATGAGGTTATAGTGGATTATAAAGGTATGAAGCGACCCGCTATTGGTTCACCCTCATGGAAACACCACTACTGGCAGGTACAAACCTACTCCTGGCTACGATCACTGCAACCTGACTCCAGCCCGGTGCTCATTGGTATACTATTCTATCTTAACGAGTTATCCCTGTTTAAAGAAGACCTGTTAGAGCTTCAAAGGGAAGTTAAGGAAAACAGTACCGATGTCATGCCCACTGAAGGTGACCGGGAACTGATTTTACGGTGGAATCCTAAAAATAAAACACCTAAACTCTCGGAACCTTTCCGGAACCTGAGATCTATACGTATGATACCCATGGATGATGAATTACTGGCCCAGTCCCTGAAGGAATTTGATAACGTAGTGGAAGAAATTGAGGGGAGCATCATCCAGGAGGTGGATGGGCAGGTGATCCAGGATTCCTGGAGGACCAATCCAGACAAGCGAACCTGTGATGCCTGTGACTACAAAACCTTCTGCAAAACCTCGGCCAGCACTAAAAAACTAACTGTGCCCTAA